One genomic window of Arvicola amphibius chromosome 4, mArvAmp1.2, whole genome shotgun sequence includes the following:
- the Ift20 gene encoding intraflagellar transport protein 20 homolog isoform X2: MAKDILGEAGLHFDELNKLRVLDPEVTQQTIELKEECKDFVDKIGQFQKIVGGLIELVDQLAKEAENEKMKAIGARNLLKSIAKQREAQQQQLQALIAEKKMQLERYRVEYEALCKVEAEQNEFIDQFIFQK, encoded by the exons ATGGCCAAGGACATCTTGGGGGAAGCAGGGCTGCACTTTGATGAGCTGAACAAGCTTCGGGTGTTGGACCCAGAGGTTACCCAGCAGACCATAGAGCTCAAGGAAGAGTGTAAGGATTTTGTGGACA AAATTGGCCAGTTTCAGAAGATAGTTGGTGGTCTAATTGAGCTTGTGGATCAGCTTGCAAAAGAAGCGGAGAACGAGAAGATGAAG GCCATTGGTGCTCGGAACTTGCTGAAATCCATAGCAAAACAGAGAGAAGCCCAACAGCAGCAACTGCAAGCCCTAAtagcagagaagaaaatgcagCTAGAAAG gtaTCGGGTTGAATATGAAGCTTTGTGTAAAGTAGAAGCAGAACAAAATGAATTTATTGAccaatttatttttcagaaatga
- the Tnfaip1 gene encoding BTB/POZ domain-containing adapter for CUL3-mediated RhoA degradation protein 2 gives MSGDTCLCPASGAKPKLSGFKGGRLGNKYVQLNVGGSLYYTTVRALTRHDTMLKAMFSGRMEVLTDKEGWILIDRCGKHFGTILNYLRDDTITLPQNRQEIQELMAEAKYYLIQGLVNMCQTALQDKKDSYKPVCNIPIITSLREEDRLIESSTKPVVKLLYNRSNNKYSYTSNSDDHLLKNIELFDKLSLRFNGRVLFIKDVIGDEICCWSFYGQGRKLAEVCCTSIVYATEKKQTKVEFPEARIYEETLNVLLYETPRVPDNSLLEATSRSRSQASPSEDEDTFELRDRVRRIHVKRYSTYDDRQLGHQSTHRD, from the exons ATGTCAGGGGACACCTGTCTGTGCCCAGCCTCAGGGGCCAAGCCCAAGCTGAGTGGCTTCAAGGGCGGCAGGCTGGGCAACAAGTACGTGCAGCTTAATGTGGGTGGCTCCCTGTACTACACCACAGTGCGGGCCCTCACCCGGCACGACACGATGCTCAAGGCCATGTTCAGTGGGCGCATGGAGGTGTTGACCGACAAGGAAG GCTGGATCCTCATAGACAGATGTGGAAAGCATTTTGGCACCATCTTGAATTACCTCCGAGATGACACCATTACCCTCCCACAAAACCGGCAAGAAATCCAGGAATTGATGGCTGAAGCAAAGTATTACCTCATTCAAGGGCTAGTGAATATGTGCCAGACTGCCCTGCAG GACAAGAAAGACTCCTACAAGCCTGTGTGCAACATCCCCATCATCACCTCCCTGAGAGAGGAGGACAGGCTCATCGAATCCTCCACAAAG CCTGTGGTGAAGCTGCTGTACAACAGGAGCAATAACAAGTACTCATACACCAG CAATTCTGATGATCACCTACTGAAAAACATTGAACTGTTCGACAAGCTGTCTCTGCGCTTCAATGGTCGCGTGCTCTTCATCAAGGACGTGATTGGTGATGAAATTTGCTGCTGGTCTTTCTATGGCCAGGGTCGCAAGCTGGCAGAGGTTTGCTGTACCTCCATCGTGTATgccacagagaagaagcagaCCAAG GTGGAATTCCCAGAGGCCCGAATCTACGAGGAGACACTCAACGTCCTACTCTATGAGACCCCTCGAGTCCCTGACAATTCCTTGCTGGAGGCCACAAGCCGGAGCCGCAGCCAGGCTTCCCCCAGTGAAGATGAAGATACCTTTGAACTGCGGGACCGAGTCCGCCGCATTCACGTCAAGCGCTATAGTACTTATGATGACCGGCAACTTGGCCACCAGTCTACTCATCGAGACTAA
- the Ift20 gene encoding intraflagellar transport protein 20 homolog isoform X1, translating into MTYLLTATVTPSKQSFSREPGRETAMAKDILGEAGLHFDELNKLRVLDPEVTQQTIELKEECKDFVDKIGQFQKIVGGLIELVDQLAKEAENEKMKAIGARNLLKSIAKQREAQQQQLQALIAEKKMQLERYRVEYEALCKVEAEQNEFIDQFIFQK; encoded by the exons ATGACATACCTCCTGACTGCCACTGTCACCCCTTCAAAGCAGAGCTTCTCTAGGGAGCCTGGAAGGGAAACAG CTATGGCCAAGGACATCTTGGGGGAAGCAGGGCTGCACTTTGATGAGCTGAACAAGCTTCGGGTGTTGGACCCAGAGGTTACCCAGCAGACCATAGAGCTCAAGGAAGAGTGTAAGGATTTTGTGGACA AAATTGGCCAGTTTCAGAAGATAGTTGGTGGTCTAATTGAGCTTGTGGATCAGCTTGCAAAAGAAGCGGAGAACGAGAAGATGAAG GCCATTGGTGCTCGGAACTTGCTGAAATCCATAGCAAAACAGAGAGAAGCCCAACAGCAGCAACTGCAAGCCCTAAtagcagagaagaaaatgcagCTAGAAAG gtaTCGGGTTGAATATGAAGCTTTGTGTAAAGTAGAAGCAGAACAAAATGAATTTATTGAccaatttatttttcagaaatga